In Gopherus evgoodei ecotype Sinaloan lineage chromosome 7, rGopEvg1_v1.p, whole genome shotgun sequence, the sequence AGACCAGCTGGAATGCTACAGCTTCCTGCACCCTCATCCACTAGTGCTTCCCCTCCTGAACTCCCCACTGCTTTCTACCCTCAGCCCTCACCTACCACAGCCTCTTGCCTCCCCACCtactcactcccctcccatctGCCTCCCTCCACCTCACCTGatgccctctcctcctccccccaccccctgcactgaCTGTCCCTCCCCCTGGACCCTCAGCTTCTCCCCctctcattcccctccccccatgtcccTTCCAAGGAATTGTCAGGGATTTGGTTAATTTaactctcccccgcccccattagCGTGTTAGTGAAATTACAGTGAGCATTTAGACCAGTTTAattcccccccccatacacacccctcccagagctagagaCAGAACTCAGgtatcctggctcccagtcaccctgctctaacccactagactccactcccctttcagagctgggaagaacccaggagtcctggctgccagccctccCTCCTGACTCTCTGGTCTCAGCTGGATGGGGAGCACAACTGTGCCCAGCAGGatagaggagaaggaagaagcagTTCCAGAGGGTATTGATCCACGTGTTGAAGAGGCGAGTCCATCCAAGGCAGACAGGGCAAGCCAGGCACGGTGGTTTTCCCATACCCAGGAAAAGGGGATGCCAGCCACCATCAgggccccaccctgcacccccccatgGCCCAGGCCCAGCAGTACTGTCTGGTGAGGGGATCCGCATGTGGGAGTGCTTACCTGAGAAAAGAAAAGGTGAATGCTGCACTGCAACCTtctcccacagcagtgcccccagccagggACTCGGGCACTGTGAGCTTCCCCCACAGCAGTGCAACAGTTATTAAAAcaacaaaccaccacaacattGTAACTGGCATTAGGAACTTTTTACCTATctggattagaacccaggagtcctggcttccagcgcCCCCTCCTCTAACCCATGAGATCCCCTCCCTTCCAGAGCTGTACCCCTCTGGGAAGGGAATTCTCACCTTGCTGTGGCCAGGTGGTAGGAGTGACCATAGGGCCCAGATGCCTGGTGGCCTTTGCTGCTCCCCTGGGCTGTGAGGCTGGCATTGGCTTGGCTCAGGGACAGGCACAGGGTCCAAGACTTACCCCCTCCTGAGTaattcctgggggtggggggataggaAGCAGGAGGGTGGCTTATTTACTCTGAGGCTACCAAGTGTCTTCCCATCCCCACCCAGCCCAGTATTTCCCCTGGCCACTCAGGATCACACCTGTGGGCTCTTCCATGCCAGTGTTTCCCCTCTCTGCCGTCCCAGATCCAACCCATGGGATcagccaccctctgccccaaTGAAACCAATGGAAATGGGCTCATCCAGCCCATATTCTCCCTGTCCCAGGACAAAACAATGGTACTGGTACCAGCTTGGCACCCCCACTCCACATCCCCATGAGCAGTGTTTATTCTGTACAGCTTCATTTAGTGATGcatgaaaggaggtggggggggacacAGACATTGTCCGTGGAGGGTTACCCAGAGGGGCTATCATGGGGTGCCACTCTCCCATCTGCCTTGCTGTCTGCTTGGCTCCCAGAGGGGGTGGCCCCGCAGATAGTAGCCAGGCCCAGCTGGTCATGGCTCAGGATCTCCAGCTGGTCATCGTCCTCACTGGAGGGGGAGGTAGGGGCCTGTGGGGGGGGCGAAGAATCGGACAAGGCTGTGGACTTCACGCAGCTCATAGATGGTCTCCAGGGCCAGCAGCAtggccaggagccccaggagAAGGTAACCTGTGGGGGAGAGATGAGGATCAAGGGACTGAGATGGGATTTCTCccctttcctctgcagcacagcATCCCCATAGAGCCctatcccctccctgcaccagtgCCCCCTacagagcccccaccctgctccctgcagcacagcaccccctactgaggcCACCCACCTCCATCCCTGCAACATAGGCCCTCTGCTGAGCCAgttcccccactcccagcagcacaAGTTTCCCCTAGTGACTGCCTGGAGAATGGCTCACAGGTGATGCTGATTTTGTAGAGATGGCGTAGCGAGGGGGGGCTGCCGCGACCTGGCACGTAGTCCCCAAGCCCAATGGTGCTGAGTGAGATGAAGCAGAAGTAGACGGACTCCAGGAAGGTCCAGCCATTCTCCAGGGCCCAGAAGCAGAGGGCTGGCAGCAGGATAAAAAGCCCCAGTACACTCAGTCCCATGGCAGCTGCGTGTCCCAGCGCTGCATGGTCCGGAGAGATGCCCCAGTGGGTGTGAAGATACCGAACGGGCCGGTGGCTCAGCAGACCCATGAGTTGCTGCAGGAGACAGGTGGCCAGGAGCAGGGTGACTGGGAGCCCCAGTAGGGTGTAGAAGATGCAGAAAACTTTCCCCCCATCCGACAGGGGCACCGTATGGCCATAGCCTGGGGGGAGAGagtcagtggggagggggaggaggtggaggtggtgcccctcactcccaacccataGCTCACTGCTATCCCAGCTCTACCCCACATACCCCACCCTAGCTCTGCCAGCGCCACTCACTCTTAACCTGCAGCTCCCTTCCCCGCCCTCCCGCCCCTGGGctcccttcacccccacccctgctagTGCtgctcactcccaacccgcagcccctgctctcccagccctgggctcccatcaccccccagccctgccagtgcccctcactctcagcCCGCAGGCCCCTGTTCTCCCGGCCCTGTGCTCCCttcaccccacagccctgggctccatTCACCCCCCAGCCTtgctggggcccctcactctCAGCCCGCAGGCCCCTGTTCTCCCGGCCCTGGGCTCCAttcacccccccagccctgggctccattcacccccccagccctgccagtgcccctcactcccaacccgcagcccctgctctcccagccctgggctcccatcaccccccagccctgccagtgcccctcactctcagcCCGCAGGCCCCTGTTCTCCcacccctgggctccctccatcccccagccctgccggtgcccctccctcccagcccgcAGGCCCCCGCTGCCGGCGCCCCCCGCCCCTACCCGTGGTGGTGAGGACGCTGGCGGCGAAGAACAGCGCCGAGCTGAAGTCCCAGTTCTCGTCGTCCGAGACGTTGCCCAGCGCGGAGACCCCGTAGCTGTCGGCGTCCAGCACCCGCTGCAGCAGCCGCTCCAGGCCG encodes:
- the KCNK7 gene encoding LOW QUALITY PROTEIN: potassium channel subfamily K member 7 (The sequence of the model RefSeq protein was modified relative to this genomic sequence to represent the inferred CDS: deleted 1 base in 1 codon), whose protein sequence is MELPAVPQRWRYWLLLGAYGLFLLLGAAVFVGVEAPQEAGLREALRGARAGFVRQHQGCLAEPGLERLLQRVLDADSYGVSALGNVSDDENWDFSSALFFAASVLTTTGYGHTVPLSDGGKVFCIFYTLLGLPVTLLLATCLLQQLMGLLSHRPVRYLHTHWGISPDHAALGHAAAMGLSVLGLFILLPALCFWALENGWTFLESVYFCFISLSTIGLGDYVPGRGSPPSLRHLYKISITCYLLLGLLAMLLALETIYELREVHSLVRFFAPPQAPTSPSSEDDDQLEILSHDQLGLATICGATPSGSQADSKADGRVAPHDSPSG